The DNA segment GCCCGCAATTGCTCGAATGTCTCGGCGAACGCGTATTTCGAAGTTGGCAACCCCAGTTGCTCGGCGGCCAGTTGCCGAATGCCTTCCCGGTTCATGGTCAATTGAATGGCTCTGGCATTCGGCACGATATTCACGCCGCCCTCGGCTTCGATCTCGGCCAAGGCGTCGGTGGCGATGGCTTCCAGTTCCGGCACGATAAAGTCCGGTTTTTCGGCGGCGATCACGGCTTTCACCGCCACGGGGTCGGTCATGTCGATCACATGGCTGCGATGCGCCACTTGCATGGCCGGCGCATGGCCGTAGCGATCGACCGCTATCACCTCGACGCCGTAGCGTTGCAGGGAAATAGCGACTTCTTTTCCCAGTTCGCCACTACCCAGCAAGAGAGCCTTGGTGGCGGTTGGACTGTTGGGGGTGCCTATTTTCATGTCGATTTGGCCAGATAATTTTCGATGTCTTGTTTGGAAAAACCGATTTTCTTCGCCACCCGGTCGGCATGACTGACCCTCGAAATGCCGGGAATCAGTTTGAACGTGGGCAACTCGTCGGCAAACTCAACTTGCATCGGCGTCGCCGTGCCTCGTTTGACGAACACATCGACCAATTGATGGTTATGGGTAATCAAAATGGTACTGTTGCCTTTGCGGTAAAAACCGTCCAGCACGTCAATGGACGACTGCATTTTCTCTTCAAAGGTAGTGCCTTCCGCCATTTCGTCAAGCACCAGCAAACTTTTAGCCGTGGTGGCCAGGAATATATCGCGAGTACGCTTCAGCTCGGTACCGAAGCGGCCTTCGCCGTCGTCCAGATGACTGATCTCCGGTGCCTGATAAAAAATCCGGTCCGCCACCGCCAGCAGCGCCGACTTGGCCGGCACATAACAGCCTATTTGCGCCAATAATTGTATTTGGGTGATGGTCTTGCAAAATGCGGTTTTCCCGCCACTGTTAGGACCTGTCACGCACAGCAGACGTTCCCGATCCATTGCAAAATCGTTGCCGACATAAGCGGGATTTTTATGGCCCAATACCGGATTTTTGGCATCTTCCAGCTTGATGGCGTGCCGATCGGCCGCGTGCATTTCAGGCAAGGCCATTTCGCTGCCATAATCTTCGGCGTATTTGATAAAGGCCAGCAACTCGTCCAGTTGCCCCAAGCCATCCAGCAACTCACCCAGCGCCGGGGAGTTTTTGTACCTCGCGCGGAGCGGTATGATGCAATTATCCCTGTCATAGCCGCCGATCACAGGAATATAAGCCAACATCAACGGCAGGAAAAACACCGAAGCGATCGAAATACCATCCTTGGAAAACTGAAACATGTCGCTCGGAAAAACCTGCACCAAGCCCCAGATGGCGGCCAGCACCATGCCGATCAACAACGGCTTGAACAAGGTCGGCCGGAATATGGTGGCCGGCGAAAACGCGTTTTTGCGTTCTTCCTTGCTTTGTATGCCTTTTTCGCTGTTGTAGACCGGCCCCACCATCAGCGAATAATCATTGCTTTCGGCAAAGTTGCCGATTTTATTGTATACGCTTTGCAGATAAGGGCTTTGCGGCGTGCCGGAGTTTTGAATGGCGCCGACCAGATTCAATACGAAGCGCACGCCGCGGTTGTATTGCTTGTAGCCGTAACCCTCTATTTGATTGTCTTCGCGCGCGGTACCGAAACTGCCCAGAAACTCGCCGAACAACAACACGTACAAGCGCTTTTCGCCGGCCGCGGCGTTGGCGACGATGTTCTCGACATTAGCCCGCACATCCGGATTGTCGCGTATCTCCCTCACGGCTTCCTGCTTGGCGGCTATCGCGTCAAGTTGGTCCAAGGGTTGCGTCAACGAACGGTACAACACGGTCTGGCCGGCGATAGTGCTGGCGTAGTTGACGTAGTCGAACAGTTCGTCGACCTCTATGGTATTAAAGGCGCCTTGATCAATCACCCCTTCCCCGGTCGGCAGCGGCTTGCTGGATCGAACCACCGGCCATTCATCGTTCCAACTTTGTAAGACGTTCTGTTGCATGCTGCCTCCCCCGGTTTTATGGTCCGCGCGTTACGCGGATTTTATTAATTCGGCCATGACTTCGACATGCGCGTCGCTGTCGTTCAGGGCCGGAATGTAGCGATAACTGTTGCCGCCAGCCTCGATGAAGATTTCCTTGTTGGCGATGGCGATTTCTTCCAGCGTTTCCAGACAATCGACCGCGAATCCGGGACAAACCACATCCACCTGCCGGATGTCCTGTTGCGGCAAGTCCCGCAAAACCTCGACACAATAAGGTTTCAGCCATTCGGCCCGGCCGAAACGGGACTGAAACACCAACTGCCATTGCTTATCCCGCAAACCCAGTTCATCGGCCAACAAGCGCGCCGTGGCCTGACAATGGTAAAAATAAGGGTCGCCCCATTCGGTCAACTTGGCCGGCAAGCCGTGAAACGACATCAGCAGCAGCGCGGCCTGGCCGTGACTTTGCCAGTGAGATCGAATCGAATCGGCCAAGGCTTTGATGTAAACAGGGCTTTGATAATAATCACTGATAAAACGCAACGACGGCATGTGTCGCCAACCGACAAACTCGTCGGCCACCACGTCGAAAATCGAAGCCGTGGTGGTTGAGGAATATTGCGGATACAGCGGCAGGATGACAATGTCCTCCACCCCCTGTTTGTTGAATTCCCGCAATTTCAGCCGCAAGGCCGGCTTGCCGTAACGCATCGCGCAATCGATCTGCAGCTTATCGTCAGCCAAGCGCTTTGCCAGTTTATCGCTCAATTGCCGGGTAAACACTACCAGCGGCGAGCCCTTATCGGTCCAGATCGAGCGATAGGCATGGGCGGATTTACGCGGCCGAAACGGCAATATAAAAAAATTTAATATCATCCACCACAGCGGCCTGGGCAAGTTGACCACCCGAGGATCGCCAAGAAACTCGCGTAGAAAAGCCCGAACATCGGAGGTGCTAGTTGTCGCCGGCGAACCGAGATTGACCAGCAATACCCCGGTTTTTTTTGCGCGCGCGTCGCTCATCACAGCTTATTTACGGTTGATCAAATTCAAGAATTCGGAGCGGGTGCTGATCTCTTCACGGAAAATGCCCAACATGACCGACGTCGTCATCACCGAATTTTGTTTTTCCACGCCGCGCATCATCATGCATAAATGCTTGGCCTCGATCACCACCGCCACCCCGCGCGCGTCGATCGCGGTTTCCACCGCCGTGGCGATTTGCCGAGTCAATTGCTCCTGAATCTGCAGGCGGCGGCCGTACATATCGACGATACGCGCCAGCTTGGACAGTCCCAGCACCTTGCCTTGCGGCAGATAACCAATATGGCATTTGCCGATAAACGGCAACAAATGATGTTCGCACAAGGAATACAATTCGATGTCCTTGACGATCACCATATCCTCGGTATCGGCCTGAAATATCGCTCCATTCAGCACCTCATCCAAGGTTTTTTCATAACCGTTATTCAGAAATTTGAAGGCCTTGGCCGCCCTTGCCGGCGTATCGCGCAAACCTTCCCGATTCACGTCTTCGCCAATTGCTTGAATAATTTTGGAGAAATATTCTTCCATCACCGCCCCCAGGTAAAAAAATGTTGTGAGTATACAGCATCAATTCGTAAACTCTAAGGCACGCAACAGCACGCCCTCGTCCGCACCGTTCTTATTGGCATTCTCGCTGATATGCCGGCGCCAGGCCCGCGCGCCATCCACGCCATGAAACAAGCCCAGCAAATGGCGGGCGATACAGTTCAACCGGACACCTTGCCGCAACTGCCCTTGAATATAAGGAATCATCGCCAATATCACTTCTTGCCTGGATTTAATTGGGTAGTCATCGCCGAACAAGCGGCTATCCACTTGACTGAGCAAATAGGGATTGTGATAAATCTCCCGCCCCAGCATCACCCCATCGACCCTGTCCAGCAGTTCCAGCGAGGCTTCCAGGCTGTTAATACCGCCGTTGATGATAATTTCCAGCCGTGGAAAATCCTGTTTCAACTGAAAAACCATCTCATAACGTAGCGGAGGAATATCGCGGTTCTGCTTGGGTGAAAGCCCGGAAAGCCAAGCCTTGCGGGCATGGACGATAAAGCTTTCACAACCGCCCGCCGCCGCCACCGATATAAACCGGGTTAACTCCGGGTAAGAATCCATATCATCGATACCGATACGCGATTTGATCGTGACCGGAATCGACGCTGCTTGCCGCATCGCCGTCACGCATTCGGCAACCAATTCCGGCTCGGCCATCAGACAGGCGCCAAAACGGCCGTTTTGCACCCGATCGCTAGGGCAACCGACGTTCAGATTGATTTCATCGTAGCCATAGTCTTCGGCAATTTTGGCGCACAGTGCCAGATCACCTGGATCACTGCCTCCCAACTGTAAAGCCAACGGATGCTCTTCCGGATTAAACCCTAAATGCCGCTGCCGGTTACCCTGCAAGATAGCCCCGGTCGTCACCATTTCGCTGTAGAGCAAGGCATGTCGCGACATCAAGCGATAAAAATACCGGCTATGCCTATCGGTCCAATCCAGCATCGGGGCAACCGAAAAACGTCTGTTGATTTTTGTGCTAACCATTCAAATTCTAAAACTGCTTAAATCGATATTCTGACAACATCGACGCCCGCCATCAAATTTAACCCTATTCCCAAGACCAGCCGCTATTGCATTGGGCTGCGGCCATTGACTTTCAACCTATCCCGCTTTATATCCGATCAAGCCGATTTTCCCGCATCGGAATACAATAAGTTCAAAAACCGGACCGAATAATATACAGCTTATGCATCAAGGCCGTTGTTGACTCGGCCATGCGCGTTTCAGGGAAGAAGAAACTCGATCCGCCTTTTTCCCGTTCCAGCCGCTTATGAAACTGTTTAATGTCGACTATGTTTAATCGCTCTTGGCCCATCCGGGTTTGGTTTTTGCTGCTGACGCTTAGCTGCTTGCCCATGGCGGCCTTGTCGGCTCCGGCCGCCCAACCCCATCTGGAAAAAGTCCTCCTGCAACTGAAATGGTTTCACCAGTTTCAGTTTGCCGGCTATTACGCGGCGATCGAGCAGGGTTATTTCGCCGAAGAGGGTTTAGAGGTCGAGATTATCGAGCGCGACCTTGAAAAAAGCGTGGTCAAGCAGGTGGTCAACGGTCAAGCCGACTATGGCGTCGGCGATTCGGGCTTGCTGGCCGAATACGCCGGCGGGGAACCGATTATTGCATTGGCGGCGATTTTTCAGCACAACCCGCTGGTGTTTATCTCCCGCCAGGACTCCGGCATCATCAGCCCCTATGAAATGGTCGGCAAGCGTATAATGCTGGACACCCTGAGCAGCAACGAAGCTCCGCTGAAAGCCCTACTGGCGGACGCCGACATCAGCAGCGCGGATTACACCCCGGTCAAGCAAAACGTTGATTACAGCCTGTTGAGCCAGGGCAAGGTCGACGTCATTTCGGGCTACATTACCGACCAGCCATACTATTTCAAACAACAAGGGGTCAAGGTCAACATCATCAACCCGCAGAATTACGGCATCGATTTCTATGGCGATATTCTGTTCACCAGCCACAATGAACTGTCCCGGCATCCGGGCCGGGCCGATCGTTTTCTGAGAGCCGCGTTGAAGGGCTGGAAATATGCGCTGGATCATCCCGATCGATTGATAGCGCTGATTCATTCCCAATATCATGGCCGGCTGCCGCTGAGTCATTTGCAATTCGAGGCCCAGGAAACCCAAAAACTGATTTTGCCCAATCGGGTTCCCCTGGGCCAGATCGATCCGCGCC comes from the Methylomonas sp. LL1 genome and includes:
- the folE gene encoding GTP cyclohydrolase I FolE; the encoded protein is MGAVMEEYFSKIIQAIGEDVNREGLRDTPARAAKAFKFLNNGYEKTLDEVLNGAIFQADTEDMVIVKDIELYSLCEHHLLPFIGKCHIGYLPQGKVLGLSKLARIVDMYGRRLQIQEQLTRQIATAVETAIDARGVAVVIEAKHLCMMMRGVEKQNSVMTTSVMLGIFREEISTRSEFLNLINRK
- the hemH gene encoding ferrochelatase, coding for MSDARAKKTGVLLVNLGSPATTSTSDVRAFLREFLGDPRVVNLPRPLWWMILNFFILPFRPRKSAHAYRSIWTDKGSPLVVFTRQLSDKLAKRLADDKLQIDCAMRYGKPALRLKLREFNKQGVEDIVILPLYPQYSSTTTASIFDVVADEFVGWRHMPSLRFISDYYQSPVYIKALADSIRSHWQSHGQAALLLMSFHGLPAKLTEWGDPYFYHCQATARLLADELGLRDKQWQLVFQSRFGRAEWLKPYCVEVLRDLPQQDIRQVDVVCPGFAVDCLETLEEIAIANKEIFIEAGGNSYRYIPALNDSDAHVEVMAELIKSA
- a CDS encoding MutS-related protein, whose product is MQQNVLQSWNDEWPVVRSSKPLPTGEGVIDQGAFNTIEVDELFDYVNYASTIAGQTVLYRSLTQPLDQLDAIAAKQEAVREIRDNPDVRANVENIVANAAAGEKRLYVLLFGEFLGSFGTAREDNQIEGYGYKQYNRGVRFVLNLVGAIQNSGTPQSPYLQSVYNKIGNFAESNDYSLMVGPVYNSEKGIQSKEERKNAFSPATIFRPTLFKPLLIGMVLAAIWGLVQVFPSDMFQFSKDGISIASVFFLPLMLAYIPVIGGYDRDNCIIPLRARYKNSPALGELLDGLGQLDELLAFIKYAEDYGSEMALPEMHAADRHAIKLEDAKNPVLGHKNPAYVGNDFAMDRERLLCVTGPNSGGKTAFCKTITQIQLLAQIGCYVPAKSALLAVADRIFYQAPEISHLDDGEGRFGTELKRTRDIFLATTAKSLLVLDEMAEGTTFEEKMQSSIDVLDGFYRKGNSTILITHNHQLVDVFVKRGTATPMQVEFADELPTFKLIPGISRVSHADRVAKKIGFSKQDIENYLAKST
- the dusA gene encoding tRNA dihydrouridine(20/20a) synthase DusA — encoded protein: MVSTKINRRFSVAPMLDWTDRHSRYFYRLMSRHALLYSEMVTTGAILQGNRQRHLGFNPEEHPLALQLGGSDPGDLALCAKIAEDYGYDEINLNVGCPSDRVQNGRFGACLMAEPELVAECVTAMRQAASIPVTIKSRIGIDDMDSYPELTRFISVAAAGGCESFIVHARKAWLSGLSPKQNRDIPPLRYEMVFQLKQDFPRLEIIINGGINSLEASLELLDRVDGVMLGREIYHNPYLLSQVDSRLFGDDYPIKSRQEVILAMIPYIQGQLRQGVRLNCIARHLLGLFHGVDGARAWRRHISENANKNGADEGVLLRALEFTN